The proteins below are encoded in one region of bacterium:
- the arcC gene encoding carbamate kinase, with translation MPKSPESSSPVAVVALGGNAISNPRETDTIANQFRHTREALTGVAGLVERGYRLAITHGNGPQVGNALLRVECAKDRAPLLPLGVIVADTEGGMGYMIEQCFQNVLLRRGLHPEVVTVVSQVLVDPNDPALLNPTKFVGQFYSERQATELAETHGWTVKPYGDRGWRRVVGSPQPLEIVNGPTIKQIIESGKIVIAAGGGGIPVYREPDGWLEGVDAVIDKDRAAAILGRDIGAQELFILTDADYVALHFGTPDQKNLERVTVSELEGYYKEGHFPAGSMGPKIEAAIKFLRAGGQRVIICALSRFLESLDGNSGTTIVPD, from the coding sequence GTGCCCAAATCCCCGGAATCTTCATCGCCGGTTGCTGTTGTTGCCTTAGGCGGCAACGCCATTTCCAATCCCCGCGAAACCGACACCATTGCCAACCAGTTCCGCCACACGCGCGAGGCGCTGACCGGCGTTGCCGGATTGGTGGAGCGCGGCTATCGGCTGGCCATCACGCATGGCAACGGTCCGCAGGTCGGTAATGCGCTTTTGCGGGTGGAATGCGCCAAGGATCGTGCGCCGTTGCTGCCCCTTGGCGTTATTGTGGCGGATACCGAAGGCGGCATGGGGTATATGATCGAGCAGTGCTTTCAAAACGTGCTGCTGCGCCGCGGCTTGCATCCGGAAGTCGTGACCGTTGTTTCGCAGGTGCTGGTCGATCCCAACGATCCGGCGCTGCTCAATCCTACCAAGTTTGTCGGACAGTTTTACTCGGAGCGTCAGGCGACCGAACTGGCGGAAACGCACGGCTGGACGGTGAAACCGTACGGGGATCGTGGCTGGCGCCGTGTGGTGGGAAGCCCGCAACCCCTCGAGATCGTGAACGGTCCGACCATCAAACAGATCATCGAGTCCGGCAAGATCGTCATCGCGGCAGGTGGCGGCGGAATCCCTGTCTATCGCGAGCCGGACGGCTGGCTGGAAGGTGTGGATGCAGTGATTGACAAAGACCGTGCCGCCGCAATTCTGGGTCGCGACATTGGCGCGCAGGAATTGTTTATCCTCACCGACGCGGATTACGTAGCTCTGCATTTCGGAACCCCCGATCAGAAGAATCTCGAACGGGTGACGGTCTCCGAATTGGAAGGCTACTACAAGGAAGGACATTTTCCCGCCGGCAGCATGGGGCCGAAGATCGAAGCGGCAATCAAGTTCCTGCGCGCGGGCGGACAGCGAGTGATTATTTGTGCACTCTCCAGATTTCTGGAGAGTCTGGACGGCAACAGTGGCACCACGATCGTACCGGACTGA
- a CDS encoding ABC-F family ATP-binding cassette domain-containing protein, with the protein MRLLHLSELTVELPGRTLLDHVNWSIFRGERYGLVGPNGAGKTTILRLIAGQNEPSSGTIQRSRDLTVGYLPQDGVAHKGRSLFEEAWSGLPDLPHLQVEITALREEIAASPDNLELIEELGVLEHRWEDLEGYHAEAKVARVLGGLGFREEDFTRQIEEFSGGWQMRIALAKLLLFDPDLLLLDEPTNHLDLPALVWLEDYLRRFSGSLIIVSHDRSFLDRVVGRIASLERSELIVYLGDYSTFEKARAERQEQLEARAEKVEGEREKLEAFIDRFRYKASKARQVQSRVKMLEKLEDVEVTPANTKRVHFRFPAAPSSGRVVLDIKAVTKNYGNRNVFHDAGVVLSRGEKVALVGVNGAGKSTLCRLIVGVDQPTTGEIKLGHNVTVDYFAQEADFHLDSSLTVLEQLEAESGSAPQSGLRSLLGAFLFSGDDVYKRVSVLSGGEKSRLALAKMLLHPSNFIILDEPTNHLDMASQNVLLDALNAYEGTLLVVSHDRYFLDRLVNRVLEIEGGTLRDWPGNLSEYLSRKGLTDASSAQKDNKSERIPFATGTDAKFKSKEQKRAEAEIRNRLSSAFRAVRDDVNGLQTRIDKHEARKLQIEKLLADEELYRDPDKCRTLMSEYEQIRKELPALLTQWEEAAVRLEELERQKLDELKSQPGANPA; encoded by the coding sequence ATGAGACTCCTGCACCTTTCCGAACTGACCGTAGAATTGCCGGGCCGCACGCTGCTTGACCATGTCAACTGGTCTATCTTTCGCGGCGAGCGATATGGTCTTGTCGGCCCCAATGGCGCGGGCAAGACTACGATTCTTCGGCTGATTGCCGGGCAGAATGAACCCTCATCCGGCACAATTCAACGCAGCCGCGATCTGACGGTCGGGTATCTGCCGCAGGATGGCGTCGCTCACAAGGGCCGCAGTCTGTTTGAAGAAGCCTGGAGCGGTCTTCCTGACCTGCCGCATCTCCAGGTCGAAATCACGGCACTGCGCGAGGAGATAGCCGCATCACCGGACAACCTCGAGCTGATCGAAGAACTGGGCGTGCTCGAACATCGCTGGGAAGATCTCGAAGGCTATCACGCCGAAGCTAAGGTCGCGCGTGTGCTGGGCGGTCTGGGCTTCAGAGAAGAGGACTTCACACGCCAGATCGAAGAGTTTTCCGGCGGCTGGCAGATGCGTATTGCACTGGCCAAACTCCTGCTCTTCGATCCCGATCTGCTGCTGCTCGACGAGCCTACCAACCATCTGGATTTGCCGGCGCTGGTCTGGCTCGAAGATTACCTGCGCCGATTCTCCGGCTCGTTGATCATTGTCAGCCATGACCGCAGCTTCCTGGACCGTGTTGTAGGCCGTATCGCGTCTCTGGAGCGCAGCGAACTGATTGTCTATCTCGGCGACTACTCGACCTTCGAGAAGGCGCGCGCCGAACGGCAGGAACAGCTTGAAGCGCGTGCGGAGAAGGTGGAAGGCGAGCGCGAGAAACTGGAAGCGTTCATCGACCGTTTCCGCTACAAAGCCAGCAAGGCCCGGCAAGTTCAAAGCCGCGTCAAGATGCTCGAAAAACTGGAAGACGTCGAAGTCACTCCGGCAAACACGAAGCGGGTGCATTTCCGTTTTCCTGCGGCCCCGTCCAGCGGTCGCGTGGTACTCGATATCAAAGCCGTTACCAAGAACTACGGCAACCGCAACGTCTTCCATGATGCCGGCGTGGTGTTGTCCCGTGGCGAAAAGGTGGCACTGGTGGGCGTGAACGGTGCGGGAAAGTCAACGCTCTGCCGCCTGATTGTCGGTGTGGATCAGCCGACCACGGGCGAAATCAAACTCGGCCATAACGTGACGGTCGATTACTTCGCGCAGGAAGCCGATTTCCACCTCGATTCCAGCCTGACTGTACTCGAGCAGCTCGAGGCCGAATCCGGCTCGGCGCCGCAGAGCGGGTTGCGCAGTCTGCTCGGTGCGTTTCTGTTTTCCGGCGACGATGTCTACAAACGCGTGTCCGTGCTCAGCGGCGGAGAGAAATCACGCCTCGCATTGGCCAAGATGCTGCTGCATCCGTCCAATTTCATTATTCTCGACGAGCCCACCAACCATCTCGACATGGCCTCTCAGAACGTGCTGCTCGATGCTCTGAATGCCTATGAAGGAACACTGCTCGTGGTTAGCCATGATCGCTACTTCCTCGACCGGCTCGTTAATCGAGTGCTGGAAATCGAAGGCGGAACGCTGCGCGACTGGCCGGGCAACCTCTCCGAATACCTGTCCCGCAAGGGCCTGACCGATGCTTCAAGTGCGCAAAAAGACAATAAGTCCGAGCGCATCCCCTTTGCGACCGGCACCGACGCCAAGTTCAAGAGTAAAGAGCAGAAACGCGCCGAAGCGGAAATCCGCAACCGTTTGTCCAGCGCATTCCGTGCTGTGCGGGACGACGTGAATGGTCTCCAGACCCGCATCGACAAGCACGAAGCGCGCAAACTTCAAATCGAAAAACTCCTCGCCGATGAAGAACTCTATCGGGATCCGGACAAATGCCGCACTCTGATGTCGGAATATGAACAGATTCGCAAAGAACTACCGGCACTGCTGACACAATGGGAAGAGGCGGCAGTCCGTCTTGAAGAGCTGGAACGTCAGAAATTGGACGAATTGAAGTCCCAACCCGGCGCAAATCCGGCTTGA
- a CDS encoding lamin tail domain-containing protein, which translates to MMAKHGFALTLNEIMYNPAGADNTDEFVELYNESQFAASVSGWRLVIGADTDAVVAMEQGLIAAPHQYVLIMDPDYFAQGSTTYDGRIPSSALVVTIDNTAFGSRGLVNDRSDTLTLIDAQGHIRSRYAYHIGNTEGFSDEKILPQDGDSLSNWRDSAVLYGTPGARNSVTPPDRDLAVTAFFAEPSSPQSGDSFSVTIQVTNVGRSVFGDSLSLYRSESGNVLTLLAAWPTGTLSVGDSARFSHRLRMESNAPLSLVADLSGADEIETNDRRMLLVGAAGAPLAIVINEIMFSPEPQRSEWVELFNPSAVPWNLAGWRFSDGTGIGDTSRRVNLPDVTIAPQSFALLASDSTMLFENVPANVPTVIWNTTHVTLNNSGDSLVLYSADGQMIDRVDYRPSWSSGVAGISIERVASQAASNDLLNWASCLDSTGSTPGRPNSRAMPFAGGGVEVLRVQPNPFSPDGDGRNEVLSIQYRLEQPDSRLDLKIYDVRGRLIRRLANNEAAGYSGEKLWDGKDDHGRMMPTGLYIIYLEALGKGGTRIQTARRPVALARRS; encoded by the coding sequence ATGATGGCAAAGCATGGTTTTGCGCTGACGCTGAACGAAATCATGTACAATCCCGCCGGTGCCGATAACACCGACGAGTTCGTCGAACTCTACAACGAGAGCCAATTCGCCGCCTCAGTGAGCGGCTGGCGGCTTGTGATCGGTGCCGATACGGACGCGGTCGTGGCGATGGAGCAGGGGCTGATTGCCGCTCCACACCAGTATGTGCTCATTATGGACCCGGACTACTTTGCTCAAGGCAGCACTACCTACGACGGGCGCATTCCATCGTCCGCGCTGGTCGTGACGATCGACAATACCGCCTTCGGCAGCCGCGGATTAGTGAACGACCGTTCCGATACACTCACGCTCATCGATGCTCAAGGCCACATCCGCTCCCGCTACGCCTATCATATCGGCAACACGGAAGGATTCTCCGATGAGAAGATCCTGCCGCAAGATGGTGACAGCCTCTCGAACTGGAGAGACTCCGCTGTGTTGTACGGCACGCCCGGTGCGCGCAACAGCGTAACACCTCCAGACAGGGATCTGGCCGTCACGGCCTTCTTTGCTGAACCCTCATCACCTCAATCGGGCGACAGTTTCAGTGTGACAATACAAGTCACCAACGTCGGCAGATCCGTGTTTGGCGATTCCTTGTCGTTGTACCGGTCGGAATCGGGAAATGTGCTGACGCTGCTCGCCGCGTGGCCAACCGGAACGCTGAGCGTGGGCGACTCTGCCCGGTTCTCGCACCGCCTGCGCATGGAGTCCAATGCTCCGCTGTCTCTGGTGGCTGATCTGAGCGGTGCTGATGAGATCGAGACCAATGACCGCCGGATGCTGCTTGTGGGAGCTGCGGGTGCCCCTCTTGCCATTGTCATCAACGAGATTATGTTCAGCCCGGAGCCGCAACGCAGCGAATGGGTGGAACTGTTTAACCCCAGCGCGGTCCCGTGGAATCTGGCAGGCTGGCGGTTCAGCGACGGCACCGGCATCGGCGACACGTCCCGGCGTGTGAACCTGCCGGATGTGACCATTGCGCCGCAGAGTTTCGCGCTGCTCGCCTCCGATTCCACCATGCTCTTCGAAAATGTTCCGGCGAATGTGCCGACTGTCATATGGAACACCACACACGTCACGCTGAACAACAGCGGAGATTCCCTGGTTCTCTACAGTGCCGATGGCCAGATGATAGATCGTGTGGATTACCGTCCCTCATGGAGTAGCGGCGTCGCAGGGATAAGCATTGAGCGCGTCGCGTCGCAGGCTGCGTCGAACGACCTGTTGAATTGGGCCTCGTGTCTGGACAGCACCGGATCCACGCCGGGACGGCCGAACTCCCGCGCCATGCCTTTCGCGGGTGGTGGAGTGGAAGTGCTGCGCGTGCAGCCGAATCCGTTTTCGCCGGATGGCGACGGCCGGAACGAAGTGCTCAGTATTCAGTACCGCCTCGAGCAGCCGGATTCACGATTGGATCTGAAGATTTACGATGTGCGAGGACGCCTGATTCGCCGTCTCGCCAACAACGAAGCGGCGGGTTACTCGGGCGAGAAACTGTGGGATGGAAAGGATGATCACGGGCGCATGATGCCTACTGGACTCTATATTATTTATCTTGAAGCTTTGGGTAAAGGCGGCACGCGCATTCAAACGGCGCGCCGTCCGGTTGCATTGGCGAGACGGTCATGA
- a CDS encoding YraN family protein, translating to MFASFFKKIWRRNKPLASRTTAQIGRDGEDAAVKHLSRLGFQVVERNWSCKAGEMDIICRHQNAWVFVEVKASRRLTEFPPETRVNQDKRRRLHTLARFYLGHKYGVVPYRFDVISVWWEHDDVKIRHIENAF from the coding sequence GTGTTCGCGAGTTTTTTCAAGAAAATCTGGAGACGAAATAAGCCGCTGGCCTCGCGCACCACTGCTCAGATCGGCAGGGACGGCGAAGATGCTGCGGTGAAGCATCTGTCGCGCCTCGGCTTCCAAGTCGTGGAGCGCAACTGGTCGTGCAAGGCGGGGGAGATGGACATCATCTGCCGTCACCAGAACGCGTGGGTGTTTGTCGAGGTGAAGGCCAGCCGCAGGCTCACCGAGTTTCCGCCGGAAACTCGCGTCAATCAGGACAAACGCCGCCGGCTGCACACGCTGGCGCGATTCTATCTCGGACACAAGTACGGCGTAGTGCCGTACCGTTTCGACGTAATTTCCGTATGGTGGGAGCATGACGATGTCAAGATCCGTCATATTGAAAATGCGTTTTAG
- a CDS encoding ribonuclease HII, with protein MGKPSRGQRDELFGARLPIERELLASGMSLICGVDEAGRGPLAGPVVAAAVLFRDCELLWSAQDSKKMTVSAREEFFARVPHELEFGVGACTPEEIDEINILQASLRAMERAVALLPCPPQMILVDGNRRLNPSLPSRAIVHGDACVAVISAASIIAKVTRDRLMRDYDAVHPEYGFARHFGYPTEEHRRLLKQLGPCPIHRRTFQGVREFFQENLETK; from the coding sequence ATGGGTAAGCCTTCCCGTGGACAAAGAGACGAACTGTTTGGTGCGCGTCTGCCCATCGAGCGGGAACTGCTTGCCTCTGGAATGTCGCTCATCTGCGGTGTGGACGAAGCCGGGCGCGGGCCGCTCGCCGGACCCGTCGTGGCAGCGGCTGTGCTGTTCCGCGATTGCGAACTGCTCTGGTCGGCGCAGGACTCCAAGAAGATGACTGTCTCCGCCCGGGAAGAGTTCTTTGCCCGGGTGCCGCACGAGCTGGAATTCGGGGTCGGCGCGTGTACACCGGAGGAAATCGACGAGATCAATATCCTTCAGGCGTCTCTGCGGGCGATGGAACGGGCGGTTGCGTTGCTGCCGTGCCCACCGCAGATGATTCTGGTCGACGGCAACCGCCGCCTCAATCCAAGCTTGCCTTCGCGCGCGATTGTGCACGGCGATGCGTGTGTGGCGGTCATCAGCGCAGCTTCGATTATCGCCAAGGTTACTCGCGACCGTCTGATGCGCGATTACGATGCAGTGCATCCGGAATACGGGTTTGCTCGCCATTTCGGATATCCGACAGAGGAACATCGCCGCCTTCTCAAGCAACTGGGGCCGTGCCCCATACACCGCAGGACATTTCAAGGTGTTCGCGAGTTTTTTCAAGAAAATCTGGAGACGAAATAA
- a CDS encoding DNA internalization-related competence protein ComEC/Rec2 → MKAAALDPRKVPVLPFALAVIVGVVTALYSDFRSGTLLVACAGLFLLSGAALWAFGTRLVALLPLLLFFAALGAYRATDNLGREIRSRVATLAEQDSVVAIIGAVAVSPDVSEGNSAVIVQSVSLVADSQTVACGSMRARIFGSSTELADLQYGDLLYARGRLVAAAERQTGVGSMITLVSQRDVASLYADTASYVVQHVSGFSLRRMVDRLRGFITGTYDRRLSPDGAALCKALVLGNRSDFSAAFSDRLRLTGLSHVFALSGMNVGFLMATVWVLLSVLFVPRGVRLGVLFGIVLLYMELGREAPSLVRATLMAAIYITGAVLHRRPSPVNSVACAAFVETLWRPLDIVDAGFALSYLAVLGLIGGYEYIHEKLAAAARLTRRKSTLRALIELLSASAGAQIGTLPMTGFLFGRIPVLGVLGNIAAVPAFGAMLLLAVALLIIEAVVPALSPWFAGSLNGAAYLMGSLVSFTASLPLASLSVPLFSPWIAVLLYAATAGLLLGFAISHRVWIGASLLLAGNVIVWAAVFAKPDPLCRLSFLSVGNGDATVISTPSGGQILVDAGPAFGDWSAADRILPFLAEQGIRHLDALILTHPDNDHIGGAAKIIESMPVNHVYINGDVSPSQTRVRLDVAESAKGIHEQRLTAGNMVRLSDQVSVMVLSPDSAVRPMMATENQRSLVLRLKCSHSTALLPADVDSAMECALQAWGAELDVDLLKIAHHGSKASTTLAFLKQTTPTEGIISVGRHNLYGHPHLSVISRLESLKIPIHMTSREGTVTYASDGHKWTREESRAARLTRLWRLPHG, encoded by the coding sequence ATGAAAGCGGCCGCCCTTGACCCGCGCAAGGTGCCTGTTCTGCCCTTTGCGCTGGCGGTGATTGTCGGAGTTGTCACCGCACTTTACTCCGATTTCCGGTCCGGTACGCTGCTCGTTGCTTGTGCCGGACTGTTTTTGCTCAGTGGCGCCGCGCTCTGGGCTTTCGGCACGCGGCTCGTGGCGCTTCTGCCTTTGTTATTGTTCTTTGCAGCTCTGGGCGCCTATCGCGCAACGGACAACCTTGGACGGGAGATCCGCTCGCGCGTGGCCACGCTGGCGGAACAGGATTCGGTCGTTGCCATCATCGGAGCCGTCGCCGTCAGCCCCGACGTATCTGAGGGCAACAGCGCAGTGATTGTGCAATCCGTGAGCCTTGTGGCGGACTCTCAAACGGTAGCCTGCGGGTCGATGCGCGCGCGAATATTCGGGAGTTCGACAGAGCTTGCGGATCTGCAGTATGGCGACCTGCTGTATGCTCGAGGCCGGCTTGTGGCGGCGGCGGAGCGCCAAACCGGCGTTGGCAGCATGATTACCCTCGTGTCGCAGCGCGATGTTGCTTCGCTTTACGCGGACACCGCGTCGTATGTGGTGCAGCATGTTTCCGGATTTTCGCTGCGCCGGATGGTGGACCGCCTGCGAGGTTTCATTACCGGCACGTACGACCGGCGTCTGAGTCCCGATGGCGCAGCGCTCTGCAAGGCGCTTGTGCTGGGAAACCGATCCGATTTCAGCGCGGCGTTCTCGGACCGTCTGCGGCTGACGGGTCTCAGCCACGTTTTTGCTCTCAGTGGCATGAATGTCGGCTTTCTGATGGCGACGGTGTGGGTGCTGCTTAGCGTACTGTTCGTGCCTCGCGGCGTTCGGTTAGGCGTGCTGTTCGGCATTGTCCTGCTGTACATGGAGCTCGGCAGAGAAGCGCCGTCGCTGGTGCGCGCCACGCTCATGGCGGCAATCTACATAACGGGTGCGGTTCTGCATCGCAGACCCAGCCCCGTGAATTCGGTGGCCTGTGCGGCGTTTGTCGAAACCCTATGGCGGCCGCTGGACATTGTCGACGCGGGATTCGCCCTGTCCTATCTGGCGGTGCTTGGACTGATTGGCGGCTATGAGTACATTCATGAGAAACTGGCCGCCGCTGCGCGCCTTACGCGAAGGAAGAGCACTCTCCGGGCGCTCATAGAATTATTATCTGCCTCGGCAGGCGCGCAAATTGGCACTCTGCCCATGACCGGATTTCTCTTCGGACGGATTCCCGTACTGGGCGTCCTGGGCAACATTGCCGCGGTGCCTGCCTTTGGCGCGATGCTGCTCTTGGCCGTAGCCCTGCTGATAATAGAGGCCGTTGTTCCCGCACTGTCGCCATGGTTTGCGGGCTCACTGAATGGCGCAGCCTACCTCATGGGGAGTCTTGTGAGCTTCACAGCGTCGCTCCCGCTGGCCAGCCTTTCGGTGCCGTTGTTTTCGCCTTGGATTGCCGTCTTGCTATATGCGGCAACGGCAGGATTACTGCTCGGATTTGCCATATCCCATCGGGTCTGGATCGGTGCATCGCTGTTGCTTGCGGGCAATGTCATTGTATGGGCTGCGGTATTTGCCAAACCCGATCCGCTGTGCCGTCTATCATTTCTCTCCGTCGGCAATGGAGATGCAACGGTGATCTCTACGCCGTCGGGTGGACAGATACTGGTAGATGCCGGCCCTGCGTTTGGGGACTGGAGCGCCGCCGATAGAATTCTGCCTTTCCTCGCCGAGCAGGGTATTCGGCACCTCGACGCGTTGATCCTGACTCATCCGGATAACGACCACATCGGCGGCGCGGCAAAGATCATCGAGAGCATGCCCGTAAATCACGTCTATATCAACGGGGACGTTTCGCCGTCGCAGACGCGGGTGCGGCTGGATGTGGCCGAGAGTGCCAAAGGAATCCACGAACAACGTTTGACTGCCGGTAATATGGTGCGGTTGTCCGATCAGGTTTCTGTAATGGTGCTCTCACCGGACAGCGCTGTGAGGCCGATGATGGCAACGGAGAATCAGCGTTCCCTTGTGCTGCGTCTGAAGTGCAGCCACAGCACGGCCCTGCTTCCCGCCGATGTGGACAGCGCCATGGAGTGTGCTTTGCAGGCTTGGGGAGCGGAATTGGATGTAGATTTGCTGAAAATCGCTCATCATGGAAGCAAAGCATCTACCACGTTAGCGTTCCTCAAACAGACCACACCCACAGAAGGAATCATTTCGGTGGGACGGCACAATCTGTATGGCCACCCGCATCTGTCTGTAATTTCGCGGCTGGAGTCACTGAAAATTCCCATCCATATGACATCTCGCGAAGGAACTGTGACGTACGCGTCGGATGGGCACAAGTGGACGCGGGAGGAATCCCGCGCCGCGCGGCTGACACGTTTGTGGAGACTGCCGCATGGGTAA
- a CDS encoding ubiquinone/menaquinone biosynthesis methyltransferase encodes MASREIAGMFDRISRSYDFLNHFFSFGTDRRWRRIAIRRLDLSSGCRILDCGAGTGDMSLTALERVEGISAVLLDPAQAMLNIADSKSGSIRPQDYRLVRGVAENLPFPSESFDRFMVAFGVRNFVDLEKGMRELHRTLKRGGKGAVLEFTPDRARLINRMFQWYMKHVMEPLGALISHDREAYTYLSRTVERFSTSAELMALFSEVGFTCTENKRLSLGIARLFILEKT; translated from the coding sequence GTGGCTTCCCGAGAGATCGCCGGGATGTTTGACCGCATCTCGCGATCCTACGATTTTCTGAACCACTTCTTCTCCTTTGGGACGGACCGCCGGTGGCGCAGAATCGCGATCCGCCGGCTCGACCTTTCGTCCGGGTGCCGCATTTTGGACTGCGGCGCGGGCACGGGCGACATGTCCCTCACGGCGCTGGAGCGCGTGGAAGGCATCAGTGCCGTGCTGCTGGATCCGGCTCAGGCCATGCTCAATATAGCGGACAGCAAGTCCGGCAGCATCCGTCCGCAGGATTACCGGCTGGTGCGCGGAGTGGCCGAAAATCTGCCCTTTCCTTCAGAGTCCTTTGACCGCTTCATGGTGGCCTTCGGCGTGCGCAACTTCGTGGATCTCGAAAAGGGCATGCGCGAGCTGCATCGTACGCTGAAAAGGGGCGGAAAGGGCGCCGTGCTGGAGTTTACTCCGGATCGCGCACGTCTCATTAATCGCATGTTCCAATGGTATATGAAGCATGTGATGGAGCCGCTGGGTGCGCTGATCTCGCATGACCGCGAGGCGTACACCTATCTCTCTCGAACGGTGGAGCGATTTTCCACGTCCGCAGAGTTGATGGCTTTGTTCTCCGAAGTGGGATTCACCTGCACGGAGAACAAGCGGCTAAGTCTGGGAATTGCCAGACTGTTCATTCTTGAGAAGACTTGA
- a CDS encoding phosphatidate cytidylyltransferase translates to MSNLLRRVIVAAIGAPLVVFIAIHGSWPLHLLACALQVGVLWEWNRLNTARDARIFWPGLLVATAGLDAAIFMNGHPPAMALATLGLGVMLLSETFRGDRKPLANLSASALYLLYAALPLALWTQLDAVRSSTFYRPAGALTAMLLATWMCDTGAYFMGRAFGKHKLYVAASPNKTVEGFFGGILFAAVVLPVLSVFGWAEPRLWDYLALPFIVSIIGQCGDLLESLMKREVNVKDTSAFFPGHGGFLDRFDSLLLSTPFFFAYLLLTAN, encoded by the coding sequence GTGAGTAATCTCCTTCGCCGTGTTATCGTTGCCGCCATCGGAGCGCCGCTGGTCGTGTTCATCGCGATCCACGGCTCCTGGCCGCTGCACCTCCTTGCATGTGCTCTGCAGGTCGGTGTTCTGTGGGAGTGGAACCGGCTGAATACCGCGCGAGATGCACGGATTTTCTGGCCCGGTCTGCTTGTCGCCACCGCAGGTCTCGACGCTGCGATCTTTATGAACGGCCATCCGCCTGCGATGGCACTGGCCACTCTTGGACTGGGCGTGATGTTGTTGTCCGAGACATTTCGCGGCGACCGCAAACCGCTGGCTAATCTCAGCGCGTCCGCTCTCTACCTGTTGTATGCGGCGCTGCCATTGGCACTCTGGACGCAGCTCGATGCTGTAAGGTCCTCCACCTTTTACCGCCCGGCAGGCGCACTGACCGCCATGCTTCTTGCCACGTGGATGTGTGACACCGGGGCGTATTTCATGGGACGGGCCTTCGGCAAACACAAGCTGTACGTGGCCGCCAGTCCGAACAAGACCGTGGAAGGGTTCTTTGGCGGTATTCTGTTCGCTGCGGTAGTCTTGCCCGTGTTGTCCGTCTTCGGCTGGGCTGAGCCCAGGCTGTGGGACTACCTTGCGCTTCCCTTCATTGTGTCCATCATTGGCCAATGCGGCGACCTGCTCGAGTCCCTTATGAAACGCGAGGTAAACGTGAAAGACACGTCGGCCTTCTTTCCCGGGCATGGCGGATTCCTTGACCGCTTCGATTCCCTGCTACTCTCAACGCCATTCTTCTTTGCATATTTGCTCCTGACGGCTAACTGA